From the Shewanella amazonensis SB2B genome, one window contains:
- a CDS encoding GH92 family glycosyl hydrolase → MIRSKVCIAVIGLSLVACQTSNHSASPTHVAATQRTNLVSQELVQYVNPLMGTDSKFSLSNGNTYPAIATPWAMHFWSPMTAPMGDGWTYKYDDDTLRGIKQTHQPSPWLNDYGAFSLMAVTGALKFKEDERASWFSHKAETVSPDHYSVYLADYDVTMEVTPTERAAQFRFTFPETEQAYILLDAFNKGSMVRILPEQRKIVGYARNNHGGVPDNFHNYFVIEFDKEFELTHTWHDGWALQPNQLSSEGEHVGAIIGFKTQRGEQVHAKVASSFISPEQAEINLRREIGGQSFTETQTAARQSWQKELSRIRVEDQDLDEVKTFYSALYRVLLFPRKFYEYDANNQLVHYSPYNGEVLPGYMFTDNGFWDTFRAVFPFFTLMYPELDAQIMAGLANTYKESGWLPEWASPGHRNVMVGSNSAINIADAYLKGIRGFDIDTLYEAARKNAEVNEGRPMTSVGREGVDYYNKLGYVPYDVGIHENAARTLEYAFADFNLYKLAKALGKTEDAELFKQRAYNYRHLFDTETGWMRGKNQDGSFQSPFNPLKWGDAFTEGNALHYSWSVFHDIEGLKQLMGGQQGFIDKLDQVFDMPPLFDDSYYGFTIHEIREMQIVNMGNYAHGNQPIQHMIYLYNHAGQPWKAQQKVRDVMNRLYSATPDGYCGDEDNGQTSAWYVFSALGFYPVTPGTPEYVIGSPLFDKVTLTLEDGKTFVIESDNNLNANPYIQQALLNGKALNRSWLDHHEIQAGGTLNFDMGATPNKAWASDANAQPYSMSLETTRP, encoded by the coding sequence ATGATAAGGTCCAAGGTCTGTATTGCCGTCATAGGACTATCGCTGGTCGCATGCCAGACAAGCAATCACAGTGCTTCTCCCACACACGTCGCTGCCACACAACGAACCAATCTGGTCAGTCAGGAGCTGGTGCAGTACGTGAATCCCCTGATGGGAACAGACTCCAAGTTCAGCCTTTCCAATGGCAATACCTACCCGGCAATAGCCACGCCATGGGCCATGCACTTTTGGAGCCCGATGACGGCCCCCATGGGTGACGGTTGGACCTACAAGTACGACGACGATACCCTGCGCGGCATCAAACAGACTCATCAGCCCAGCCCCTGGCTCAATGATTATGGTGCCTTTTCCCTGATGGCTGTCACCGGGGCGCTCAAGTTTAAGGAAGACGAGCGCGCCTCCTGGTTTTCCCATAAGGCCGAAACCGTCAGCCCCGATCACTACTCTGTTTATCTGGCCGACTACGATGTCACCATGGAGGTGACGCCCACCGAGCGCGCCGCCCAGTTCCGCTTCACCTTCCCCGAGACCGAGCAGGCCTACATTCTGCTGGATGCCTTCAATAAAGGCTCCATGGTTCGCATCCTGCCGGAGCAGCGCAAAATTGTCGGTTATGCCCGCAATAACCACGGCGGCGTACCCGACAACTTCCACAACTACTTTGTGATTGAGTTCGATAAAGAGTTCGAGCTGACCCACACCTGGCACGACGGATGGGCACTGCAGCCAAACCAGTTGAGCAGTGAAGGTGAGCATGTGGGTGCCATCATTGGCTTTAAGACCCAGCGTGGCGAGCAGGTGCATGCCAAAGTCGCCTCCTCCTTCATCAGTCCGGAGCAGGCCGAAATCAACCTGCGCCGCGAGATTGGCGGGCAAAGCTTTACCGAGACCCAGACCGCAGCCAGACAAAGCTGGCAAAAGGAGCTGTCGCGTATTCGGGTCGAAGATCAGGACCTGGATGAGGTAAAGACCTTTTACTCTGCCCTTTACCGGGTATTGCTGTTCCCACGCAAGTTTTACGAGTACGACGCCAACAATCAGCTGGTGCATTACAGCCCCTATAATGGCGAAGTCCTCCCCGGTTATATGTTTACCGACAATGGCTTCTGGGACACCTTCCGCGCCGTGTTCCCCTTCTTCACCCTGATGTATCCCGAGCTGGATGCCCAAATCATGGCGGGACTGGCCAACACCTATAAAGAGTCTGGTTGGTTGCCTGAATGGGCCAGCCCCGGCCACAGAAATGTGATGGTAGGTTCCAACTCAGCCATCAATATCGCCGATGCCTATTTAAAGGGCATTCGCGGATTTGATATCGATACCCTGTACGAGGCCGCCCGGAAAAACGCCGAAGTGAATGAGGGTCGCCCCATGACCTCCGTCGGCCGCGAAGGCGTGGATTACTACAACAAACTGGGCTACGTGCCCTATGACGTGGGCATCCACGAAAATGCCGCCCGCACCCTGGAATATGCCTTTGCCGACTTCAATCTATACAAGCTGGCCAAGGCCCTTGGCAAGACTGAAGATGCCGAGCTGTTCAAACAGCGCGCCTATAACTATCGCCACCTGTTTGACACAGAGACCGGCTGGATGCGGGGTAAAAATCAGGACGGCAGCTTCCAGTCACCCTTCAACCCGCTGAAATGGGGTGATGCCTTTACCGAAGGCAACGCACTGCACTACAGCTGGTCGGTGTTTCACGATATTGAAGGCCTGAAGCAGCTCATGGGAGGCCAGCAGGGCTTTATCGACAAGCTGGATCAGGTATTCGATATGCCGCCGCTGTTTGATGATTCCTATTATGGTTTCACCATCCATGAAATCCGCGAGATGCAAATCGTCAACATGGGCAACTACGCCCATGGCAATCAGCCTATCCAGCACATGATTTACCTCTACAATCACGCCGGTCAGCCCTGGAAGGCTCAGCAAAAAGTCCGTGACGTGATGAATCGTCTCTATTCGGCGACCCCGGACGGTTATTGCGGGGATGAGGACAACGGCCAAACCTCGGCCTGGTACGTGTTCAGTGCACTGGGCTTTTATCCGGTCACACCGGGCACACCTGAGTATGTGATTGGCAGCCCTCTGTTTGACAAGGTCACCCTGACGCTGGAAGACGGTAAAACCTTCGTTATCGAGTCAGACAACAACCTGAATGCCAACCCCTATATTCAGCAGGCCCTGCTCAATGGCAAGGCATTGAACCGGAGCTGGCTCGATCATCACGAGATCCAGGCCGGTGGCACCCTGAACTTCGACATGGGCGCCACCCCCAATAAAGCCTGGGCCAGCGATGCCAATGCCCAGCCTTACTCCATGTCGTTGGAAACAACGCGTCCCTAA
- a CDS encoding AGE family epimerase/isomerase, producing MNFFSQTFLLEHCQSILDFYTDRVVDPSGGYHQNFLDDGSLFDTHFKQLVSSTRILVNYATAGILFGRQDYLDIARHGLDYLEEVHWQASSQTYAWTLDNHKPLDMTQQAYGYAFVLLAYAAARKADLVQDDSKLQQVYDLLEQRFWQAEYGLYADEISPEGVLSPYRGQNANMHLCEAMLAAFEATGNNQYLERASQLAQSIAVRQASLTNDLVWEHYTPEFKPDWDYNRDDPKNLYRPWGFQPGHQTEWAKLLLILNRHAPQAWQIERAASLFDRAYQQAWDNQDGGLVYGFDPEGNWCDDDKYFWVQAESFAAAAMLHKATGDDKYLTQYDALWQYSWAHMVDHEYGAWFRVLRKDNSKYSNQKSAAGAKCDYHTLGACFEVLRVLGHPALK from the coding sequence ATGAACTTTTTCTCCCAGACATTTCTTCTTGAACACTGCCAGAGCATTTTGGATTTCTACACCGACCGGGTAGTGGATCCAAGCGGCGGCTATCACCAGAACTTTCTCGACGACGGCAGCCTGTTTGATACCCATTTCAAACAGCTGGTAAGCAGCACCCGCATTCTGGTGAACTATGCCACTGCCGGTATCCTGTTTGGTCGTCAGGATTATCTGGATATTGCCAGGCATGGCCTGGATTATCTGGAAGAAGTGCACTGGCAGGCGTCCAGTCAAACCTACGCCTGGACCCTGGATAACCACAAGCCGCTGGACATGACCCAGCAGGCCTATGGTTATGCCTTTGTGCTGCTGGCCTATGCTGCGGCTCGCAAGGCAGACCTGGTGCAGGACGACAGCAAACTGCAACAGGTATACGACTTACTGGAGCAGCGTTTCTGGCAAGCTGAATATGGCCTCTATGCCGATGAAATCAGCCCCGAGGGCGTGCTCAGTCCCTATCGCGGCCAAAATGCCAACATGCACCTGTGTGAAGCCATGCTGGCGGCCTTTGAAGCCACGGGTAACAACCAGTATCTGGAGCGTGCTTCCCAACTGGCCCAGAGTATTGCCGTGCGTCAGGCGTCACTGACAAACGATTTGGTGTGGGAACATTACACCCCCGAGTTCAAACCAGACTGGGATTACAACAGAGACGACCCCAAAAACCTTTATCGTCCCTGGGGCTTTCAGCCCGGGCATCAGACCGAGTGGGCGAAACTGCTGCTGATCCTCAATCGTCATGCGCCGCAGGCCTGGCAGATTGAACGCGCAGCGTCCCTGTTTGACCGCGCTTATCAACAAGCCTGGGACAATCAGGACGGTGGCCTCGTCTATGGGTTTGATCCCGAGGGCAACTGGTGTGACGATGACAAGTACTTCTGGGTACAGGCCGAAAGCTTCGCCGCTGCCGCCATGTTGCATAAAGCGACGGGTGACGATAAGTACCTGACCCAGTATGACGCCCTGTGGCAGTACAGCTGGGCCCACATGGTGGACCATGAATACGGCGCCTGGTTCAGGGTACTGAGAAAGGACAACAGCAAGTATTCCAATCAGAAAAGTGCCGCCGGGGCCAAGTGTGACTATCACACCCTGGGAGCCTGCTTCGAAGTCTTGCGCGTGCTGGGCCACCCGGCACTGAAATAA
- a CDS encoding carbohydrate kinase family protein produces the protein MKKILCFGEALIDFLNIGAGHQGPLTLPEFRQYPGGAPANAAVAVARLGGHACFAGQVGQDPFGEFLAAALQEYGVDTRFLLKHPQAKTALAFVMLDADGDRSFSFHRHETADVILTEEQVSDDWFSGDTIVHFCSNTLTTPQIAQCTRHVLNRAKHAGNLISFDVNLRHNLWQQGAADSALVNELVKQADVVKFSRDELEYLAAGDTATYISQCLASQCQLLLVTDGANRIDYFTAEHQGHIQPPKVKVVDTTAGGDAFIGGFLYGLGCMENAKAVFADTRELESLLLFATHCGAYAVTQPGAFPALPGLADIQTQVTQQGHSIAAFNPVLFRSPV, from the coding sequence ATGAAAAAAATCCTGTGTTTTGGTGAGGCGCTGATTGATTTTCTCAATATAGGTGCCGGCCATCAGGGACCCCTTACCCTTCCCGAATTCCGTCAGTACCCGGGCGGCGCCCCGGCCAATGCGGCCGTTGCCGTTGCCAGACTCGGTGGCCACGCCTGCTTTGCCGGTCAGGTGGGCCAGGACCCCTTCGGGGAGTTTCTGGCAGCCGCGCTGCAGGAATATGGTGTAGACACCCGTTTCTTGCTCAAGCATCCCCAGGCCAAAACAGCCCTGGCCTTTGTGATGCTGGATGCCGATGGTGACCGCAGTTTTTCGTTCCACCGCCATGAAACGGCCGATGTGATCTTGACTGAGGAGCAGGTCAGCGACGACTGGTTCAGCGGTGACACCATAGTGCATTTTTGCAGTAATACCCTGACCACGCCGCAAATCGCCCAGTGCACCCGCCATGTGCTGAACCGGGCCAAACACGCCGGCAATCTCATCAGTTTTGATGTCAACCTGCGCCATAACCTGTGGCAACAGGGTGCGGCAGACAGTGCCCTGGTCAATGAGCTGGTCAAGCAGGCCGATGTGGTCAAGTTTTCCCGGGATGAGCTGGAATATCTCGCCGCTGGCGACACGGCCACTTACATCAGTCAATGCCTCGCCAGCCAGTGCCAGCTGCTGCTGGTAACCGACGGCGCCAATCGTATCGATTATTTCACCGCCGAACATCAGGGGCATATACAGCCGCCCAAGGTTAAGGTTGTGGACACCACCGCCGGTGGCGATGCCTTTATTGGCGGCTTCCTTTATGGCCTGGGTTGTATGGAAAATGCCAAGGCCGTCTTCGCCGATACCAGAGAGCTGGAATCCCTGCTGCTGTTTGCCACCCACTGTGGCGCCTATGCCGTGACCCAGCCCGGCGCCTTCCCGGCCCTGCCGGGGCTGGCCGATATCCAGACACAAGTGACCCAGCAGGGGCACTCAATTGCTGCCTTTAACCCTGTTTTATTCCGGAGCCCGGTATGA
- a CDS encoding sugar MFS transporter, with protein sequence MAIIPSTPAQGAQGKSSHFAFAAMTTLFFIWGFITALNDILIPHLKAAFELSYTQAMLVQFCFFGAYFIVSPFAGKLIEKIGYIRGIVTGLCTMATGCLLFYPAAEVSVYALFLLGLFVLASGITILQVSANPYVAILGAERTAASRLSLAQAINSLGHTLAPLFGAALIFGAASNAHAVQLPYLILAGAVLLTAVGFVFLKLPTLQTDHETQVSHSDSIWQHKHLVLGALAIFLYVGAEVSVGSFLVNYFSESHIAALSEQEASRMVSYYWGGAMVGRFVGSALTRILQPTYVLATNALMAILLLVLTMNSSGALAMWSVLAVGFFNSIMFPTIFTLAIRGLGPLTSRGSGLLCQAIVGGAILPLLQGVVADSSSVQFSFVIPMVAYLYIGWYALRGSKACEKAKIVEAQS encoded by the coding sequence ATGGCAATCATTCCATCAACACCAGCACAGGGCGCACAGGGTAAAAGCAGCCACTTTGCCTTTGCCGCGATGACGACCCTGTTTTTTATCTGGGGCTTTATCACCGCCCTGAACGATATCCTGATCCCGCACCTGAAAGCGGCCTTCGAGCTCAGCTACACCCAGGCTATGCTGGTGCAGTTCTGCTTCTTCGGCGCCTATTTCATCGTTTCGCCCTTCGCCGGCAAATTGATTGAAAAAATTGGCTATATCCGCGGCATAGTCACGGGTTTGTGTACCATGGCAACCGGGTGTTTGCTGTTTTACCCTGCTGCAGAAGTCTCTGTTTACGCGCTGTTTTTGCTGGGCCTTTTTGTGCTGGCAAGCGGTATTACCATATTGCAGGTGTCTGCCAATCCTTACGTCGCCATTCTGGGGGCTGAGCGCACCGCAGCCAGTCGCCTGAGTCTGGCCCAGGCCATCAACTCCCTTGGGCATACTCTGGCGCCTCTGTTTGGTGCGGCGCTTATCTTCGGCGCCGCCAGCAACGCCCATGCAGTGCAGCTGCCCTACCTCATTCTGGCGGGTGCCGTATTGCTTACCGCCGTGGGCTTTGTGTTTTTGAAGCTCCCTACCCTGCAAACCGACCATGAAACCCAGGTCAGCCACAGTGACAGCATTTGGCAGCATAAACACCTGGTATTGGGCGCCCTCGCCATCTTCCTGTATGTGGGTGCCGAAGTGTCTGTTGGCAGCTTTTTGGTAAACTATTTCTCAGAGAGCCACATCGCCGCATTGAGCGAGCAGGAAGCCAGCCGCATGGTGTCTTACTATTGGGGCGGCGCCATGGTGGGCCGTTTCGTGGGTTCAGCCCTGACCCGAATACTGCAACCAACCTATGTGCTGGCGACCAATGCCCTGATGGCGATACTGCTGTTAGTGCTGACCATGAACAGCAGCGGCGCTCTGGCCATGTGGTCTGTACTGGCGGTGGGTTTCTTTAACTCCATCATGTTCCCCACCATATTCACCCTGGCAATCCGAGGCCTTGGCCCCTTAACCAGCCGGGGCTCGGGATTGCTGTGTCAGGCCATCGTTGGCGGTGCCATACTGCCACTGCTGCAAGGCGTGGTTGCCGACAGCAGCTCGGTGCAGTTCAGTTTTGTCATCCCCATGGTGGCCTATTTGTATATCGGCTGGTACGCCCTGCGGGGCAGTAAAGCCTGTGAAAAAGCCAAGATTGTAGAGGCCCAGTCATGA
- a CDS encoding GH92 family glycosyl hydrolase → MNKFLFGLLLTSCSALGGNSQYVNPFIGTSNFGATHPGAQYPNALASVSPFNVAHGGEQNKFEKDAAWNSRVYIHENRYLTGFSHLNLSGVGCPDAGVLLLMPTTGPLELDAREYGSSYSNEQASPGYYSAQLNKYAVKAEVTSSLRTGLSRFTFPAGQSNVLLNLGLGLTNETGASLKWVSEQEVEGSRMLGTFCYHDEDVRPVFFVARFSKAPKTFGVWKKMPRYQNVEADWIGYNDSIKPYPGYRQLLSGDDIGAWLSFDTREQEAIEVKLGISFVSMENARENLDTEQPGFEFDKLRIEAQKAWDALLDRVEVEGSDEQKTLFYTALYHSLIHPNILQDANGDYPLMGQQGVGNSKQNRYTVYSLWDTHRNVHPLLSLLYPELQADMVRSAVAMAKESGWLPKWELYGMETQVMVGDPATAMIADSYLRGIRDFDVNAAYGAMVRAAEQREHNLLRPENPDYLTLGYVPVDDEGPYDGSVATSLEYYLADFNLAQLALALGKQEDHDKYLARALNYRTLFDADTGMLRPKNRKGEWLTPFDPELGRNFEPAPGYIEGNAWNYRFYVPHDTPGLIQLLGGPEAFLRQLDATFDTGNFDMGNEPDITYPFLYNYLEGQSWRTSRRVRELIAAHFGNHPGGLPGNDDTGTMSTWLAFSMLGIYPVSPGMMDYALFRPSFSKVKIHLSAEYYPGKQFVIENPVGDLDSDKPEAFTLNGRSIDKPFVTHEDIIKGGVLKVK, encoded by the coding sequence ATGAACAAATTCCTGTTTGGTCTGCTCCTGACCAGCTGCTCTGCCCTGGGTGGCAACAGCCAGTACGTGAATCCCTTTATCGGTACCTCAAACTTCGGCGCTACCCATCCCGGGGCTCAGTACCCCAATGCCCTGGCCTCGGTGTCGCCGTTCAACGTGGCCCATGGCGGCGAGCAAAATAAGTTTGAAAAAGACGCCGCCTGGAACTCCCGGGTGTATATCCATGAGAACCGCTATCTGACGGGCTTCAGCCACCTGAACTTAAGCGGCGTGGGTTGCCCCGATGCAGGCGTATTGCTACTGATGCCCACCACGGGCCCGCTCGAACTGGACGCACGGGAATACGGCAGCAGTTACAGCAATGAGCAAGCCAGCCCCGGCTACTATAGCGCCCAGCTCAACAAATACGCCGTCAAGGCCGAAGTCACCAGCAGCCTGCGCACCGGCCTGAGCCGCTTCACCTTTCCGGCGGGGCAGTCCAATGTGCTGCTCAATCTGGGGCTGGGACTGACCAATGAAACCGGCGCCAGCCTTAAGTGGGTGTCTGAGCAGGAAGTCGAAGGCAGCCGTATGCTGGGCACCTTCTGCTACCACGACGAAGATGTGCGGCCGGTATTTTTTGTGGCCCGCTTCAGCAAGGCACCCAAGACCTTTGGGGTGTGGAAAAAAATGCCGCGCTACCAGAATGTGGAAGCCGACTGGATTGGCTACAACGACAGCATTAAACCCTATCCGGGCTATCGTCAGCTCCTGTCCGGCGATGATATCGGTGCCTGGCTGAGCTTCGATACCCGCGAGCAGGAGGCCATCGAGGTCAAGCTGGGCATCTCCTTTGTCAGCATGGAAAACGCTAGGGAGAATCTGGATACCGAGCAGCCCGGGTTTGAGTTCGATAAGCTGCGGATTGAGGCGCAAAAGGCCTGGGACGCCCTGCTGGACCGGGTCGAGGTGGAGGGCAGTGATGAGCAAAAAACCTTGTTCTACACCGCGCTGTACCACAGCCTTATTCATCCCAACATATTGCAGGATGCCAACGGCGATTACCCCTTGATGGGCCAGCAGGGCGTTGGCAACAGCAAGCAAAACCGCTACACGGTGTACTCGCTTTGGGATACCCACAGAAACGTTCATCCCCTGCTGAGCCTGCTCTATCCCGAATTACAGGCCGATATGGTGCGCTCGGCAGTGGCCATGGCCAAAGAGAGTGGCTGGCTGCCCAAGTGGGAGCTCTACGGCATGGAAACCCAGGTGATGGTGGGCGATCCCGCCACGGCCATGATTGCCGACAGCTACCTGCGCGGCATCCGGGATTTCGATGTCAATGCCGCCTATGGGGCCATGGTGCGGGCAGCAGAGCAGCGCGAGCACAACCTGCTGCGGCCGGAAAACCCGGATTATCTGACGCTCGGCTATGTGCCAGTGGACGATGAAGGCCCCTACGATGGCAGCGTGGCCACCAGCCTGGAATACTACCTGGCCGACTTCAACCTGGCACAACTGGCATTGGCGCTGGGTAAGCAGGAGGACCACGATAAGTACCTGGCCCGGGCACTGAACTACCGCACATTGTTTGATGCCGACACCGGCATGCTCAGGCCGAAAAATAGAAAAGGCGAATGGCTGACACCCTTCGACCCCGAGCTTGGCCGTAACTTCGAGCCCGCCCCCGGCTATATCGAAGGCAATGCCTGGAATTATCGCTTTTATGTGCCCCACGATACCCCCGGGCTGATACAGCTGCTCGGCGGGCCGGAAGCCTTTTTACGCCAACTGGACGCCACCTTCGACACCGGTAACTTCGATATGGGCAACGAGCCCGATATCACTTATCCCTTCCTGTACAACTACCTGGAAGGTCAGAGCTGGCGCACCTCCCGGCGTGTCAGGGAGCTGATTGCGGCACACTTTGGCAATCATCCCGGCGGCCTGCCCGGCAACGACGACACGGGCACCATGTCCACCTGGCTCGCGTTTTCCATGTTGGGCATTTACCCGGTGAGCCCCGGCATGATGGACTACGCCCTGTTCCGCCCAAGCTTCAGCAAGGTGAAGATTCACCTCAGCGCCGAATACTATCCCGGTAAGCAGTTTGTGATTGAAAACCCTGTCGGTGACCTTGACTCGGATAAGCCCGAAGCCTTCACACTAAACGGCCGCAGCATCGACAAACCCTTTGTGACCCATGAGGACATCATCAAGGGCGGCGTGCTCAAGGTGAAGTAG
- a CDS encoding GH92 family glycosyl hydrolase, which translates to MKKIAALLLTASLAACNQQPSQVQSHEQQKPTSQSQMEHAADVLAYVDPFIGTDGKGKTFPGATVPHGMVQLSPDNGRTGWDWIAGYFYPDNIIAGFSHTHLSGTGAGDLYDISFMPLTRPFKRVQTEGGPADGTIVSHFSHEQEQASPGYYRVRLQDYEIKVELTAGARSGLQRYSFPTTATEGVVRLDLGYSRNWDKTVATHVEIIDAYSIGGYRKSTGWAEDQRVYFYSRFSQPIASQLLFVDGKQVSHTQAEADNIALELNFDLAQSQSKDRSLLVHTAISSVSIDNALANLEADGKLLDFPGTLAAAKDAWRGELAKVRVSASEDNLRQFYTAMYHASLAPRLFSDTDGSYKGPDGAIHQAEGHPRYEFFSLWDTFRALHPWKTLVDQARTREMMDSMMDHYRVAGRLPVWIFQGNETDMMLGYHSVPVLVDAYLKGLTDIDGEHLLNAALHSAKQEAFGLASYQQLGFVPYTERKWNVALTLEYAFDDWAIARLAKALGKEDIYQEFATRSQNYRRHFDAQTGFMRALDPHGQFRLPFDPNAYHPEDYCEANAWQYSFFVPHDVAGMIEMMGGSAAVSAKLDAMFGTEQALDEFPEWISGYIGQYVHGNEPSHHVPYLYQYLGEAHKTQRLVRQIMHELYTTAPDGLAGNEDAGQMSAWYLFSALGFYPVDPVSGEYVLGSPEVDSADIQLENGNVFKIRTINQGPEHVYVKQVTLNGKPLNGYILRHSDILAGGELVFTMSPQP; encoded by the coding sequence ATGAAAAAGATTGCCGCACTGCTGCTGACCGCGTCCCTGGCAGCATGCAACCAGCAACCCAGCCAGGTGCAAAGCCACGAACAACAAAAGCCCACCAGCCAGTCACAAATGGAGCACGCTGCGGATGTGCTCGCCTATGTTGACCCCTTTATCGGCACCGATGGCAAGGGTAAAACCTTCCCCGGTGCTACCGTGCCCCATGGCATGGTGCAGCTCAGCCCCGACAATGGCCGCACCGGCTGGGACTGGATAGCGGGCTACTTCTATCCCGACAACATCATTGCCGGCTTCAGCCACACCCATTTGTCCGGCACAGGTGCCGGGGATCTGTATGACATCTCCTTTATGCCCCTGACCCGGCCTTTCAAGCGGGTGCAAACCGAGGGCGGTCCGGCCGACGGCACCATAGTGTCCCATTTCAGCCACGAGCAAGAGCAGGCCAGCCCCGGTTATTACCGGGTCAGATTGCAGGACTACGAAATCAAGGTGGAGCTGACCGCAGGTGCGCGCTCCGGCCTGCAAAGATACAGTTTTCCGACCACGGCCACCGAAGGTGTGGTGCGGCTCGATTTGGGTTATAGCCGCAACTGGGACAAAACCGTTGCCACCCATGTTGAAATCATCGATGCCTACAGCATTGGCGGGTATCGCAAATCCACCGGTTGGGCCGAGGATCAGCGGGTCTATTTTTACAGCCGTTTTTCACAGCCCATCGCCAGTCAGCTGTTGTTTGTCGATGGCAAACAGGTCTCCCACACACAGGCTGAGGCCGACAATATCGCGCTTGAGCTCAACTTCGATTTGGCCCAGAGCCAATCAAAGGACAGGTCTTTACTGGTGCACACCGCCATCAGCTCGGTGAGCATAGATAATGCACTGGCAAACCTTGAGGCCGACGGCAAGCTGCTGGATTTCCCGGGCACCCTGGCCGCCGCCAAAGATGCCTGGCGTGGTGAGCTTGCCAAAGTTCGGGTGTCGGCATCCGAGGATAACCTCAGGCAGTTTTATACCGCCATGTACCATGCCTCACTCGCCCCACGACTCTTCTCGGATACCGATGGCAGCTACAAGGGGCCGGATGGCGCAATCCATCAAGCCGAAGGCCATCCACGCTACGAATTCTTCTCCCTGTGGGATACCTTCAGGGCGCTGCACCCCTGGAAAACCCTTGTCGACCAGGCTCGCACCCGGGAGATGATGGACAGCATGATGGACCATTACCGGGTAGCCGGGCGTTTACCCGTGTGGATTTTTCAGGGCAATGAAACCGACATGATGCTGGGCTACCACTCGGTGCCGGTATTGGTCGATGCCTATCTGAAGGGCCTTACCGATATTGATGGCGAACACTTGCTTAATGCCGCCCTGCACAGTGCAAAGCAAGAGGCTTTTGGCCTGGCGAGTTACCAGCAGCTGGGTTTTGTGCCCTACACAGAGCGCAAGTGGAATGTGGCCCTGACGCTAGAATATGCCTTCGATGACTGGGCTATCGCACGCCTCGCCAAAGCCTTGGGTAAAGAAGATATTTATCAGGAATTTGCCACACGGTCACAGAACTATCGCCGCCATTTTGACGCCCAAACCGGCTTTATGCGCGCCCTGGATCCCCATGGGCAATTCCGTCTCCCCTTCGACCCCAATGCCTATCACCCGGAAGACTACTGTGAGGCCAATGCCTGGCAATACAGCTTCTTTGTACCCCACGATGTGGCGGGCATGATTGAAATGATGGGCGGCAGCGCCGCTGTCAGCGCCAAACTGGATGCCATGTTCGGTACCGAGCAGGCGCTGGACGAGTTCCCCGAATGGATCTCCGGCTATATCGGCCAGTATGTCCACGGCAACGAGCCCAGCCACCATGTGCCCTACCTCTATCAATATCTGGGCGAAGCACATAAGACCCAGCGTCTGGTGCGGCAGATAATGCACGAGCTTTACACCACGGCGCCCGATGGACTGGCCGGCAACGAAGATGCCGGCCAAATGTCGGCCTGGTACCTCTTCAGTGCGCTGGGCTTTTACCCCGTGGACCCGGTATCCGGTGAATATGTGCTTGGCAGCCCCGAGGTCGACAGCGCCGATATCCAGCTTGAAAATGGTAACGTCTTTAAAATTCGTACAATTAATCAAGGACCTGAACATGTCTATGTCAAGCAGGTCACCTTGAACGGCAAGCCCTTGAACGGATATATTTTACGACATTCAGATATTCTGGCCGGTGGTGAACTGGTCTTTACCATGAGCCCTCAGCCATGA